In a single window of the Raphanus sativus cultivar WK10039 chromosome 9, ASM80110v3, whole genome shotgun sequence genome:
- the LOC130500437 gene encoding transcription initiation factor TFIID subunit 5-like, translating to MDPEQLDEFVMGYLKKKGFNGAAKQLQEALHNNNNNNGTGSSSSFNSTDYHNDPELTKLIRSFSQSENDPTRYRNGYSNLRSWAYNSLDLYKHELLRVMYPVFIHCYMDLVGKGHTQEARAFFNSFRKDHEMIHLRDLQKLEGVLVPSHLEEMEFARSLRQSKVNIKICQYSYDLLLQYLHRTESTLMLGIINEHINFQVYSGQPNSSSDDIDAVTIVGSFQETADHVNQKEIQWGLLEDSLEDRLEKTGSLLTDSEKGQGESKDGDVDDSNKKRSTEIGKQGSSLKKLKKDKAGNATAKVARQETSTVSPAPRVKSELALPVMSTDVEESILEDLRNRVQLSSVAMPSVSFYTFVNTHNGLNCASISHDGSLVAGGFSDSSIKVWDMAKIGQAGSGTLQGESDTNDQVAGPNGRRNYTLLLGHSGPVYSATFSPPGDFLLSSSADTTIRLWSTQLNANLVCYKGHNYPVWDVQFSPFGHYFASCSHDRTARIWSMDRVQPLRIMAGHLSDVDCVQWHPNCNYIATGSSDKTVRLWDVQTGECVRIFIGHRSMVLSLAMSPDGRYMASGDEDGTIMMWDLSTARCITPLMGHNSCVWSLSYSGEGSLLASGSADCTVKLWDVTSSTKLTKAEEKNGNSNRLRSLRTFPTKSTPVHALRFSRRNLLFAAGALSKPTS from the exons ATGGATCCAGAGCAACTCGACGAGTTCGTAATGGGCTACTTGAAGAAGAAAGGTTTCAACGGCGCAGCTAAACAGCTCCAAGAAGCTctccacaacaacaacaacaacaatggtactggcagcagcagcagcttcaATTCCACCGATTACCATAACGATCCTGAGCTCACCAAGCTCATTCGCTCATTCTCTCA ATCAGAGAATGATCCCACGAGGTACCGTAATGGTTACAGCAATCTTAGGTCGTGGGCTTATAACTCGTTGGATCTTTATAAA CATGAATTGCTCAGAGTGATGTATCCAGTGTTTATTCATTGTTACATGGATCTCGTTGGTAAAGGGCACACTCAAGAAG CGAGAGCCTTCTTTAACAGCTTCCGCAAAGATCATGAAATGATACATTTACGGGATCTTCAGAAGCTGGAAGGCGTTCTTGTTCCTTCTCATCTAGAG GAGATGGAGTTTGCTCGTTCTCTTAGACAAAGCAAGGTCAACATCAAGATTTGCCAG TATTCATATGATCTGTTACTTCAGTATCTACATAGGACGGAATCTACTTTAATGCTTGGTATTATTAACGAGCACATCAATTTCCAAG TCTACTCGGGACAGCCAAACTCCTCATCTGATGACATAGACGCTGTCACAATTGTTGGGAGTTTTCAGGAGACAGCTGATCACGTCAATCAAAAAGAAATACAGTGGGGA TTGCTTGAAGACTCGCTCGAAGATCGCCTTGAGAAGACGGGAAGCCTGCTGACTGATTCTGAGAAGGGACAAGGAGAAAGTAAAGACGGGGACGTTGATGATAGTAATAAG AAAAGATCCACCGAAATTGGAAAACAAGGCTCTTCCTTAAAAAAGTTAAAGAAGGACAAAGCAGGAAATGCAACAGCAAAAGTTGCACGTCAGGAGACCAGCACGGTGTCGCCGGCCCCACGTGTAAAATCAGAACTTGCCTTGCCAGTCAT GTCAACGGATGTAGAGGAATCCATCCTTGAAGACCTGAGAAACCGTGTGCAGCTGAGTAGTGTCGCAATGCCATCTGTCAGCTTTTATACGTTTGTTAATACTCATAACGG GTTAAACTGTGCATCTATATCTCATGATGGTTCTTTGGTTGCTGGTGGGTTCTCAGATTCGTCAATAAAG GTCTGGGACATGGCGAAGATAGGACAAGCTGGCAGTG GTACTTTGCAGGGTGAAAGTGATACAAATGATCAAGTCGCTGGACCAAATGGCAGAAGAAATTATACATTATTACTGGGTCACTCAGGGCCAGTTTACTCGGCCACTTTCAGTCCACCTGgagattttttattatcttcTTCAGCAGATACAACAA TACGGCTTTGGAGCACACAACTAAACGCCAATCTCGTGTGCTACAAGGGCCATAATTACCCTGTATGGGATGTCCAG TTTAGCCCTTTCGGCCATTACTTTGCAAGCTGTTCTCATGATCGCACTGCACGGATTTGGTCAATGGACCGAGTACAACCTCTGCGGATAATGGCAGGGCATCTATCTGATGTTGAT TGTGTACAGTGGCATCCCAATTGTAACTACATTGCAACCGGTTCTAGCGATAAGACGGTGAGACTCTGGGATGTGCAAACTGGGGAATGTGTCAGGATATTCATTGGACACAGGAGTATGGTTTTATCATTGGCGATGTCACCAGATGGGAGATATATGGCCTCTGGTGATGAAGATGGAACCATAATGATGTGGGACCTCTCAACAGCTCGCTGCATCACACCTCTCATGGGCCATAATTCATGTGTATGGAGTCTCTCTTACAG CGGTGAAGGGTCTCTTCTGGCTTCTGGATCTGCGGACTGCACAGTGAAACTCTGGGACGTCACTTCAAGTACCAAATTGACCAAGGCCGAGGAAAA AAATGGAAACTCGAACAGACTGCGCTCACTCAGGACTTTCCCCACCAAGTCCACACCAGTTCACGCTCTCAGA TTTTCTCGGAGAAACCTGCTGTTTGCTGCAGGAGCGCTCTCTAAACCCACAAGCTGA
- the LOC130499415 gene encoding early nodulin-like protein 13: MAQRTLVESCCPLFSLLLLLSAAHLAYCEEILVGGKPSAWKIPSSPSDSLNKWAESLRFHVGDSLVWRYDGEKDSVLQVTKEAYINCNTTNPVASYSSGDTKVKLERSGPFFFISGSKSNCVQGEKLHIVVMSSRGGGFFTGSAPPSPAPSPALLEAQAVPPATGSASYLTSRVGVLMGFVGLAIVLL, translated from the exons ATGGCTCAGAGAACTCTTGTTGAATCTTGCTGTCCATTATTCTCCTTACTCTTGTTGTTGTCTGCTGCTCATCTTGCCTACTGCGAGGAGATTCTGGTTGGAGGCAAACCCAGTGCTTGGAAAATCCCTTCTTCACCCTCTGATTCACTCAACAAATGGGCTGAGAGTTTGCGGTTTCATGTTGGAGACTCTCTCG TATGGAGGTACGATGGGGAAAAGGACTCGGTTTTGCAAGTGACGAAAGAGGCGTACATTAACTGCAACACCACAAATCCAGTAGCTAGTTACAGCAGTGGAGACACTAAGGTGAAGCTAGAGAGATCTggacctttcttcttcatcagcgGCTCTAAAAGCAACTGTGTCCAAGGCGAGAAGCTTCACATTGTTGTCATGTCATCTCGTGGTGGTGGTTTCTTCACTGGCTCTGCTCCTCCTTCTCCGGCACCTTCTCCTGCTCTTTTGGAAGCTCAAGCTGTCCCTCCTGCGACTGGGTCCGCTTCTTATTTGACCAGTCGAGTTGGGGTTTTAATGGGATTTGTTGGATTAGCAATCGTTTTGCTCTGA